The following are from one region of the Rhodopirellula sp. P2 genome:
- a CDS encoding Gfo/Idh/MocA family protein, whose protein sequence is MPQPKPTVSKEASRTIDASRRSFLKDSGLIAGTTLAGSTLAGVSIPNAHAAGDDVIRFVVIGCGGRGTGAAANIMSTKGNVKLVAVADAFGNKAEGTINGLTRKFGDKVAVPPENVFTGLDGYKAAIDVDCDLVVIATPPGFKPQQFEYAVNKGRHIFMEKPVATDAAGVKRVLKAVEESKKKNLMVGVGLQRRHEPHYMQCIERIHDGAIGDVLSQQVYWNGGGIWYRNKGEDQTEMEFQCNNWYHFNWIGGDQICEQHIHNLDVGCWVKGEYPVECNGMGGREQRMGGDATKSQIFDHTFCEYTFADGSKMHSQGRHLAGGWNHVGEFAIGSKGSANPSGTIMGENKWSFEGKRLNGHQQEQHDLIEALMRGEIYNEGEYGAKSTFCAILGREACYSGKIVKWDDLMEKGKDLCPGIDEYTLESTPPTVPGEDGKYPVPTPGKYSPFA, encoded by the coding sequence ATGCCACAGCCGAAGCCAACCGTTTCCAAAGAAGCCAGTCGCACCATCGATGCGAGTCGTCGTTCGTTCCTCAAGGATTCAGGTCTGATCGCAGGGACCACGCTGGCCGGCAGCACGCTCGCAGGCGTCTCCATTCCCAACGCTCATGCGGCCGGTGACGATGTCATCCGCTTCGTCGTGATTGGTTGCGGTGGTCGTGGCACCGGTGCCGCTGCCAACATCATGTCCACCAAGGGCAACGTGAAGTTGGTCGCCGTGGCCGATGCGTTCGGCAACAAAGCGGAAGGAACCATCAACGGCTTGACTCGCAAGTTCGGCGACAAGGTTGCCGTTCCACCCGAGAACGTCTTCACCGGATTGGACGGCTACAAAGCTGCCATCGACGTCGATTGCGACTTGGTCGTCATCGCAACGCCTCCCGGATTCAAACCGCAACAATTCGAATACGCGGTCAACAAGGGACGTCACATCTTCATGGAAAAACCCGTTGCCACCGATGCTGCTGGCGTCAAACGAGTTTTGAAAGCCGTGGAAGAGTCGAAGAAGAAGAACCTGATGGTTGGCGTTGGCTTGCAACGTCGTCACGAACCTCATTACATGCAGTGCATCGAACGCATTCATGACGGTGCGATCGGCGACGTGCTCTCGCAACAGGTTTATTGGAACGGTGGCGGCATCTGGTATCGCAACAAGGGCGAAGACCAAACCGAAATGGAATTCCAGTGCAACAACTGGTACCACTTCAACTGGATCGGTGGCGACCAAATCTGTGAGCAACACATCCACAACTTGGACGTCGGCTGCTGGGTCAAAGGCGAATACCCCGTCGAGTGCAACGGCATGGGCGGTCGTGAGCAACGCATGGGTGGTGACGCGACCAAGTCACAAATCTTCGACCACACGTTCTGCGAATACACCTTCGCTGACGGATCCAAGATGCACAGCCAAGGCCGCCACTTGGCCGGCGGTTGGAACCACGTGGGCGAATTCGCCATCGGCTCCAAGGGTTCCGCCAACCCATCGGGCACAATCATGGGCGAGAACAAATGGTCCTTCGAAGGCAAACGCCTGAACGGTCACCAACAAGAGCAACACGATTTGATCGAAGCTCTGATGCGTGGCGAGATCTACAACGAAGGCGAGTACGGAGCGAAATCGACGTTCTGTGCGATCCTCGGTCGCGAAGCTTGCTACTCCGGCAAGATCGTCAAATGGGACGACTTGATGGAAAAGGGCAAGGACCTCTGCCCAGGAATCGACGAGTACACCCTCGAGTCGACTCCTCCAACCGTTCCCGGCGAAGACGGCAAGTACCCCGTCCCAACGCCCGGCAAGTACTCGCCGTTTGCGTGA
- the nusG gene encoding transcription termination/antitermination protein NusG yields MPILPFEPDCYPENLIDQEESLDSPWWLLYTKSRQEKAVIRKLREVGVPHYAPMIKQRFRSPAGRLRESFVPLFATYVFLRGDDQARYEAICTGSVLKASEILEVPDLLDDLRQIQSLIEMGVPLTVESRLEPGQKVRVKNGTFAGYEGTVIRRENESRLLVYVRFMQQGVSVKLEDCQVEKIV; encoded by the coding sequence ATGCCCATTCTGCCTTTTGAACCCGATTGCTACCCGGAAAATCTGATCGACCAAGAGGAGTCACTCGATTCACCTTGGTGGTTGCTGTACACGAAGTCTCGCCAGGAAAAGGCGGTGATTCGCAAGCTGCGTGAGGTGGGCGTGCCGCACTACGCACCGATGATCAAGCAGCGTTTTCGTTCGCCAGCCGGGCGATTGCGTGAATCCTTTGTGCCGTTGTTCGCAACGTATGTCTTTCTGCGAGGGGACGACCAAGCTCGCTACGAAGCGATCTGCACCGGTTCCGTTTTGAAGGCGTCGGAGATTCTCGAGGTCCCCGATTTACTCGACGACCTGCGGCAAATCCAAAGCTTGATCGAGATGGGCGTGCCTCTCACAGTCGAAAGCCGACTGGAGCCTGGCCAAAAGGTCCGCGTGAAAAACGGTACGTTCGCGGGTTACGAGGGAACCGTCATTCGCCGCGAGAACGAATCGCGGTTGCTGGTTTATGTCCGGTTCATGCAGCAAGGCGTCAGCGTGAAACTCGAAGACTGCCAGGTCGAAAAGATTGTCTGA